One Calditrichia bacterium DNA window includes the following coding sequences:
- the aceB gene encoding malate synthase A has protein sequence MSNLPKGIAINGEMSQGYSDILTHDALQFIAGLHRKFNTTRKPLLANRNIRQQAIDAGKFPDFLESTRDIREDDSWKVGSIPDDLQDRRVEITGPTERKMMINALNSGAKVFMADCEDSCSPTWANVIEGQINLIDAVNRTISFKSPEGKSYELNPEIATLLVRPRGWHLDERHIEVDGEPMSGSLVDFGLYFFHNAKNLLEKGSGPYFYLPKLENHQEARLWNEVFNYAQRQLGLEIGTIKVTVLIENILAAFEMEEILYELRDHIVGLNAGRWDYIFSVIKKFRNQADCLLPDRGQIGMTVPFMRAYTELLVKTCHTRGAHAIGGMAAFIPSRRDEAINRIALDKVTDDKKRESNDGFDGTWVAHPDLVPVAQRVFDSVLGSNPHQKSRLRSEVSIAAKDLLSFNIAGGKITEDGLRTNINVAILYLESWLQGVGAAGIYNLMEDAATAEISRAQLWQWIHHPTATAEMSNGDQPKVSLELYNKLVPEEMTKIRQLVGDERFDSGKFDIAKNLLDELVSNDDFVDFLTLIAYEKLD, from the coding sequence ATGTCGAACTTGCCAAAAGGCATCGCAATCAACGGTGAAATGTCGCAAGGTTACAGCGATATTCTTACCCATGATGCGCTTCAATTTATCGCCGGGTTGCACCGCAAATTTAACACGACACGCAAACCTTTACTCGCCAATCGCAACATTCGCCAGCAAGCAATCGATGCCGGAAAGTTTCCTGATTTTCTGGAATCGACGCGCGACATTCGCGAAGATGATAGCTGGAAAGTCGGCTCCATTCCGGATGACTTACAGGATCGGCGGGTGGAAATCACCGGACCGACAGAGCGCAAAATGATGATCAACGCGCTGAATTCCGGTGCAAAAGTGTTTATGGCGGATTGTGAAGATTCCTGCTCCCCAACCTGGGCAAATGTAATTGAAGGGCAAATTAATTTGATTGATGCTGTCAATCGAACCATTTCTTTCAAGAGTCCCGAAGGTAAATCGTATGAGTTGAATCCGGAAATTGCCACTTTGCTGGTTCGCCCGCGTGGCTGGCATTTGGATGAGCGGCACATCGAGGTTGATGGCGAGCCAATGTCCGGATCGCTGGTCGATTTCGGGTTGTATTTTTTCCACAATGCCAAAAATTTGCTGGAAAAAGGAAGCGGCCCATATTTTTATTTGCCCAAACTGGAAAATCATCAGGAAGCGCGGTTGTGGAATGAGGTGTTTAATTATGCCCAACGCCAGCTTGGGTTGGAAATTGGCACAATCAAAGTAACAGTGCTGATCGAAAATATTCTCGCCGCATTCGAAATGGAAGAAATTTTGTATGAATTGCGCGATCACATTGTCGGGCTGAACGCCGGGCGCTGGGACTACATTTTTAGTGTGATCAAAAAATTCCGCAATCAGGCGGATTGTTTGCTGCCGGATCGCGGGCAGATCGGGATGACCGTGCCGTTCATGCGTGCCTACACCGAACTGTTGGTAAAAACCTGCCACACGCGTGGTGCACACGCCATCGGCGGAATGGCTGCGTTTATTCCCAGCCGTCGCGATGAGGCAATCAACCGCATTGCTTTGGACAAGGTGACGGATGACAAAAAGCGCGAATCCAACGACGGGTTCGACGGCACCTGGGTTGCGCATCCGGATCTGGTTCCGGTTGCACAGCGCGTGTTCGACAGCGTTCTGGGCTCCAATCCGCATCAAAAATCGCGGTTGCGCAGCGAAGTGAGCATTGCTGCAAAAGATCTGCTGAGCTTCAACATTGCCGGTGGAAAAATTACCGAAGACGGATTACGAACCAATATTAACGTGGCAATTTTGTATCTGGAATCGTGGTTACAAGGCGTTGGCGCGGCGGGTATTTATAATTTGATGGAAGACGCCGCAACCGCAGAAATTTCGCGGGCACAGCTCTGGCAATGGATTCACCACCCAACCGCAACGGCGGAAATGAGTAACGGTGATCAGCCAAAAGTTTCGCTCGAACTATACAACAAACTGGTTCCGGAAGAAATGACCAAAATCCGGCAACTGGTGGGTGACGAGCGGTTTGATTCCGGGAAATTTGACATCGCCAAAAATCTGTTGGATGAACTGGTGAGCAACGACGATTTTGTCGATTTCCTGACGCTGATTGCATATGAAAAATTAGACTAA
- a CDS encoding sigma-54-dependent Fis family transcriptional regulator translates to MIKLLFQDPTIVVSGIVGTNPHPEVLAFTQSQNIPIYNQFEQVIRDETLDVIFNVGGNAEVQQQISRDKNSSTVLIGKKSVELLLSAWSETEQQQLLESLLQPARRDMLESGESSFIIGKTEKMQEISNMINQVAPTPTTVLIRGESGTGKELVAKMIHQRSPWRVRPLITVNCTAFSATLIESELFGYKKGAFTGANSDRTGLLELANNGSIFLDEIGDMPVEMQSKLLRFLQSGEIRRVGDYETRKVRVRIIAATNRDLEEAMRRGEFRQDLFYRLNAFTIYSPALRERREDIPDLVLHFLKIVSDKVNKRVTRISTAAMAAICDYQWPGNIRELKNVMERAVVMTQNDEIDTLHLPHDITGANDSAVQLNAIDLNEGLMLLKSQMIDRFEYEVICRYLKANEGNISRAAENAKVPRRTFQRLVSKHNISTDDFKHRNGTL, encoded by the coding sequence TTGATTAAGCTGCTTTTTCAGGACCCAACCATTGTTGTTTCCGGTATCGTCGGAACAAATCCGCATCCCGAAGTGCTCGCATTCACCCAATCGCAAAATATTCCCATTTACAACCAATTTGAACAAGTGATCCGCGATGAAACGCTCGATGTTATTTTTAATGTTGGCGGCAACGCGGAAGTCCAGCAGCAAATCAGCCGCGATAAAAATAGCAGTACTGTTTTAATCGGCAAAAAAAGTGTGGAATTATTGCTGTCGGCGTGGTCCGAAACTGAGCAGCAACAGCTGTTGGAAAGTTTGCTGCAACCCGCCCGCCGGGATATGTTGGAGAGCGGGGAAAGTAGTTTTATCATCGGGAAAACGGAAAAAATGCAGGAAATTTCCAACATGATCAACCAGGTTGCACCGACGCCGACAACCGTTCTCATTCGCGGAGAAAGCGGCACCGGAAAGGAACTGGTTGCAAAAATGATCCACCAGCGCAGTCCGTGGCGCGTTCGCCCGTTGATTACGGTAAACTGCACGGCATTCAGCGCAACATTGATCGAAAGCGAATTGTTTGGTTACAAAAAAGGTGCGTTCACCGGCGCAAATTCCGACCGGACCGGATTGCTGGAATTGGCAAATAACGGCTCCATTTTTTTGGATGAAATCGGCGATATGCCTGTGGAAATGCAATCAAAATTATTGCGTTTTTTGCAATCCGGCGAAATTCGGCGGGTGGGTGATTACGAAACCCGTAAAGTAAGGGTCCGGATCATCGCTGCAACTAACAGGGATCTGGAAGAAGCGATGCGCCGGGGCGAATTCCGGCAGGATCTGTTTTACCGATTGAACGCGTTTACCATTTACAGCCCTGCCCTTCGCGAGCGGCGCGAGGATATACCTGATCTTGTGTTGCATTTTTTAAAAATTGTCAGCGATAAAGTAAACAAGCGGGTAACCCGAATTTCTACGGCAGCAATGGCAGCAATTTGCGATTATCAGTGGCCGGGGAATATCCGGGAGTTGAAAAATGTGATGGAACGCGCCGTGGTAATGACTCAAAATGACGAGATCGATACCCTCCATTTGCCGCACGATATTACCGGTGCCAACGATTCCGCTGTTCAGTTAAATGCCATCGATCTGAACGAAGGGCTGATGTTGCTGAAATCCCAAATGATCGATCGTTTTGAATACGAAGTGATTTGCCGCTATCTAAAAGCAAACGAGGGAAATATTTCCCGTGCGGCCGAAAATGCCAAAGTGCCGCGAAGAACTTTTCAGCGATTGGTCAGCAAACACAATATCTCTACTGACGATTTTAAACATCGTAACGGAACACTGTAA
- a CDS encoding ABC transporter ATP-binding protein — translation MKAIETQNLSRFYQKGNIKALDGVSLTTEAGTIFSLLGPNGAGKTTLIKLLLGIVFPTAGNATIFGKPISDISIHNDIGYLAENHRFPEFLTANEILYYYGKLNGLNKATLHQRMPGLFKLVNLEGWENTKIRKFSKGMLQRLGIAQALINEPKMLFLDEPTDGIDPVGRREVRDLLKKLRDQGKTIFLNSHLLSEVERISDEIAILKKGKLVRQGSLESLISRDHHYDLLVESEPSAVTPICEQLSVPVTAQNGHLSIAIKDTAQLNALIDELRSAAVKIRGIIPQKISLEDYFIEVIESKESQ, via the coding sequence GTGAAGGCTATTGAAACCCAAAACCTTAGCCGGTTTTATCAAAAAGGTAACATAAAAGCGTTGGATGGTGTGTCGTTGACAACCGAGGCTGGCACCATTTTCAGCCTGTTAGGACCCAACGGCGCCGGTAAAACAACCCTCATCAAACTGTTGCTGGGCATCGTTTTTCCGACGGCCGGCAATGCAACGATTTTTGGCAAACCGATCAGCGATATTTCAATTCATAACGATATTGGCTATCTGGCGGAAAATCACCGTTTCCCGGAATTTTTGACAGCCAACGAAATCCTGTATTATTACGGAAAACTGAACGGCCTAAACAAAGCAACTTTGCATCAGCGAATGCCGGGATTGTTCAAGCTGGTGAATCTGGAAGGGTGGGAAAACACCAAAATCCGCAAGTTTTCCAAAGGCATGTTGCAGCGTCTGGGCATTGCGCAGGCGTTGATCAACGAACCCAAAATGCTGTTTTTGGACGAACCGACCGACGGCATCGATCCGGTGGGACGCCGGGAAGTGCGCGATTTGTTGAAAAAGCTGCGGGATCAGGGCAAAACCATTTTTTTGAATTCCCATCTGCTTTCGGAAGTTGAACGCATTTCCGATGAAATCGCTATCTTGAAAAAGGGAAAACTGGTGCGGCAGGGCAGCCTGGAATCGCTGATTTCCCGCGATCACCATTATGATTTGCTGGTTGAAAGCGAACCTTCGGCTGTTACGCCCATTTGCGAACAACTTTCTGTGCCCGTCACCGCACAAAACGGGCATTTGTCAATTGCGATAAAAGATACGGCACAACTGAATGCGCTGATCGATGAATTGCGCAGCGCAGCCGTGAAAATTCGCGGCATCATCCCCCAAAAAATTTCGCTGGAAGATTATTTTATTGAAGTTATCGAATCAAAGGAATCGCAATGA
- a CDS encoding ABC transporter permease subunit encodes MKLLAIIQLTFRESLAKKTFLAFLAISTLVCLLFIFALNLDIVDGLTTGISLFGQEINESVDIAEFVIIAQSIIAVALFTGGVFMSLFATSGLVPSFLEKGTIDLLISKPLKRWEILLGRYLGAVSIVAFNIFYLVLFSWLILSLKTGVWNWGFLLAAVMIVVTFSILFSLMTFLGIVVRSGAFSLMLTYMILFFSPMLLQRDQIYALLSSKYYGYVLDGLYHFLPKVAELGRITGDLVRGVPVHSWVPLATSTGFGVFMLGVAVLIFQRKNF; translated from the coding sequence ATGAAACTGCTCGCTATCATTCAATTAACATTTCGGGAATCGCTCGCCAAAAAAACTTTTCTGGCGTTTTTGGCAATTTCCACACTGGTTTGCCTGTTGTTTATTTTCGCGCTGAATCTGGATATTGTAGACGGGCTGACCACCGGCATTTCGCTGTTTGGTCAGGAAATAAATGAAAGTGTGGACATCGCAGAATTTGTGATTATTGCACAAAGCATCATCGCGGTTGCGCTGTTTACCGGCGGCGTTTTTATGTCACTGTTTGCAACCAGCGGTTTGGTGCCCAGTTTTCTGGAAAAAGGAACGATCGATCTGCTCATTTCCAAACCGTTGAAACGCTGGGAAATTTTGCTCGGTCGCTACCTCGGCGCAGTTTCGATTGTCGCATTCAATATTTTTTATCTGGTGCTTTTTTCGTGGCTGATTTTATCACTAAAAACTGGTGTCTGGAATTGGGGATTTTTGCTTGCCGCCGTGATGATTGTAGTAACATTTTCGATTTTATTTTCGCTGATGACATTTTTGGGCATCGTTGTGCGCAGCGGTGCGTTTTCGCTGATGCTCACTTACATGATTTTATTTTTCAGCCCGATGCTGTTGCAACGCGATCAAATTTATGCGCTATTATCCAGTAAATATTACGGTTACGTGCTGGACGGATTGTATCATTTTCTGCCAAAAGTGGCGGAACTCGGCAGAATTACCGGCGATCTGGTTCGCGGCGTGCCGGTTCATTCGTGGGTACCGTTGGCAACTTCAACGGGTTTCGGTGTATTTATGCTGGGTGTGGCAGTGCTTATTTTTCAGCGAAAAAATTTCTGA